The following nucleotide sequence is from Lentimicrobiaceae bacterium.
TAACCCAATCCTGCTGAAATGTCGGCTACGTCTGCACCTTCGCGCTGCGATTGCTTGACTTTGGAGTTCATAAACACAGTGCAACGTGTTCCCAAATCGCATGGCGATTTAGATTGAAGAGCTATTTCAGAAAAACTTTTCACATCGTAATTGAGCGAGTTGGCAAATGTTTCTATAAACGAGCCGCAACCCGACGAGCATGCCTCATTTATTTCCAACCTTTTAATAATTTCGTTTTGTATAAATGTGGCTTTCATATCCTGACCGCCGATATCAAGAATAAACGAGACATCTTTTTGAAAATGGCAGGCAGCCAAGTAGTGAGCAATGGTTTCGACCATTCCGTGGTCAAGTTGGTATGCGGTTTTTATTAAATCTTCGCCGTAGCCTGTGGCACAAGTTCCAATAACGTTAAGGTCTTTGTTGTGTTTCTTAGCTTCCGACATCAATAAATTCAAGCCCTCGGTAAAAGTGTTTAAGGATGTACCTTTATTTTTCGAGTAGTATTTAAAAAATACATTATCGTCTTCGTCGATTGCTACAATTTTTGTCGTAGTTGAGCCGCTATCAACGCCTATGTAGCAGTTGTCGGTTTTTAAATTGCTAATTTCGATAGTTGGTATTTTGTATTTTTCTTTAGATTTTTTCCAATCATTAAATTCCGCCTCGCTCTCGAATAGCGGTCTGAGATTAGATTTAGCAGCTGTAATATTCGATACGGGATTTTTGATAATATCAATAAATTCCTTCAAGGTTTTTACCTCCGACTTTTCTTCGGCTAATATAGCAGCACCCCAAGCCGGTATAACTTCCGAATGCTCCGAAATAGTAACATCGGAGTCGCTGAAATTTATTTCGTTTATAAATGCCTTACGTAGTTCGGGAATAAAAGTCAAAGGACCTCCGCACAAAAACACCTTAGGTTTGGGTTTGTAACCTCTTGCAAGAGCCGTTATAACTTGCATACTGACAGCTTTAAAAACCGATGCGGCAATATCTTCTCTGCACACATTTCTGGCAAGCAAGTTTTGTACGTCTGTCTTTGAAAACACACCACAGCGAGAAGCTATTGGATAAGTATTTTTTGCATTTTCAGCTAAACTGTTAAATTCATCAATACTGACGTTCAGCAAAGATGCCATTTGGTCGATGAAAGAGCCGGTGCCGCCTGCACAACTTCCGTTCATTCTCATGTCCGGCGATTTCCCTTTACTAAAAAATATCATCTTCGAGTCTTCGCCGCCAATATCAACAAATACGGAAGTATCAGGGTACATGTCTTCAATAAGTTCGCACGAAGCAACAACCTCTTGAATAAAACTAAGATTAGACCTTTCGGCTATTCCCATTCCGGCAGAGCCGGTAATTGCCATACGCACTTTAATATTGCCGAATTTAACGATTATTTCGTCAAAAATATTAATCAAACTGCCCAATACATCAGCGTAGTGCCTGCCGTAAGTCTTATATACTATGTTTTTATTACTATCGGTAAGTACAACTTTTATGGTAGTTGAACCCGCATCTAATCCTATGTTTAAAATTTCACCCACTCAAATTCTAATTTACTTTTTTAGCTTTCCTAGTCCATGCCAATTCTGACAATGGTGTTTTACACCACTGTCAAAATTAGTATAATTACACAAAGTGTGGGTAGAATTTAATATTAATTTTTCATAAACACCATTTTCGACGGGTTAAGTCCGGCTGGGAAATTAAATTTTTGTTTGCCGTCTTTGTCGAAGCAATAAACAAAGCCGGTATTTGTGAAATCATTGGCGTCGGATATGTAAACGTCGCCGGTTTCCTTGTCGATAGCTATGCCGTATAGCGTTTTAATTTTGGTGTTATCGCTTATAAAGTTGTTAGAAACAAGCCGTTCGGTTCTGACATTAAAAGTAATAACGTTGCCTTTACCTGTATTAAAGTCGTAGCTGTACGCATAAGCTATATCGTTGTCGTCATTAATGCACATGTTTAAAATCGAAATATCGGAAAAAGTGTGTGTACGTTCGAGAGTAGCCGAATTAATGATATGCAATTGGTAAGGAATATTTCCGTAGTTGCCTCTTGTTACTACGTACAAGTCGCCATACTTATCGGGTACAATAATATATGGATTTATAGCAACAGTAATTTTTTTAACTTCCTGATAGTTTTGCAGGTTAATGACCGAAACCGTACTGTCGTATTTTGGGTGGTTCAATCCGCCAGAGTTGGCAACAAATAGGTAGTCGTTTACAGCAACTAATCCATCGGGATTAGCTCCAACTTTGATGTATTGTTCTACTTGCAAAGTTAGGGTATCAATAACGGCAACATTTCCGTCGAAGCAACTTACAAATGCTTTGTCTTTGTAACAACAAACATATCGTGGTTGGCGTGGCTTAGTATCGTCGAACATTGGTATTTGTCTGAGACTTACGCCTGTTTTCGCGTCCATAATTTCAACCAAACTTGATGTTGTAACAGCAATGTATATTTTGCCTCCGTGCAGTTTCATATCGTTGCCGGTATCGCCGAGACCTCGTGAGTTTTTTTCGGCAAAATAATCGGTTACTGCGGTAGAATCGTCGTAGTTGAAGTACGTAATTGTAGAATTATTCATATTAAATAAGCCCTCGTTCAGCACTAATAACACTTTTTTCCCTTCGGTGATAGGATTGTCATCGGGGTTAGTGGGTTCCTGAACGCAGGAATAATATGTAAATGTCATTAAAGACAGTAAAACGATTTTTAAAAGATGTTTTTTCATATTTGTAAATTTTAAGTTTAAATGTCTATTCCAATTGTTAGGTAAAACGCTCTCCCGGGCATTGGGTAGCATTTCACAATTTCGTATTGCTTGTTGGTTATATTGCTGATTTCAAATTTAAAGTTTGCCGAAAACGAATTAAAATCGTGTTTATATAAAAACGACAAATCGTGTTGCCACCACGAAGGAAGCATGTTTGCGTAAATATTTTGGTTTAAAATATATCTGTGTCCGTTAAATATCGACGAGAAAGACAAGTACATATTTTTGTATCCGATTATGGTGTTGGCAGAAAATATTTGAAACGGCACGTACGGTATTTGATGCTTGTACGTTGGAGATTCCGGTGTGATGTCTATAGATTTTTGGTACGTGTAATTTAAGTGTTCGGAAATTGAAAAACTTCCAAATTTAACGTCTTCGGCTTTAAGTTGTAATTCCAAGCCCCTAATGTCAACAATACCAATATTTTGCATACTCCATTCAAACAGATTTTGCGTAGGAACAGCCACAATTTTATCGGTAACTTTATTATAAAAGAAGTCGGTTTTGACTGAAATGTAAGCCGGAGCGTCGATATATGCAGTAACACCCAAGTTGAACTGGTCGGCAATTTCGGGTCTTAATTCGGTATTGCCTATCAAGTGATAGTATAAATCGTTGAAAGTAGGCATGCGGAAGTTTTTCTTGTACATGGCTCTGGCTTTAACGTTTGGCTTATTCGACAAGCTGTAGCCCAACGATACGGCGGGAGTCAGTTTGTTTCTGTCGGGAGCCGGTTCGCCAATTTTGGTGGTTTCTCTAACAAAAGTACCGACCAATTGTGCGTTGGCGTTAAATCTGTTTTTGTTAAAGTCTATCATGCCGAAAAGCAAACCTGTATATCTCGTGGGAGTCGCATGTTGATACTGATTAGCTTTTAAAGTATTTATAAAAAAATCGCCTGCGGCTGATAAATTTAAGGAGTTGAAAATCCTGTAAGAAATCGCCTGCGAAACGTAGTATTCATTCTGCTTGTAATAATTTTCCAAAAAGCCCTCTTCGTTCAAGTAGTTGCCATCGGTGTATCGCAAATAATTATCAGCCCATTTTAAAATAGTTTTCGAGTTAAATCTATTGTTTCCGGTGGTTTTGTGAGTTACGCTTGCTGTTATATCTTGGTTTACCATACGTTGTTTTGAAAAAACATTGTACAATATAACCGCTCCGGGCAAACCTCTATCGGAGTAAAAATATGATATGTACGATGATAACTCGTTATTGTCGTTTATCTTGTATATAGTTTTGGTGTTGACCGAAATTGAGTTTACATCGGTGTTTTGCCTTTTTAAAAGGGTGTCTTTTTGTACGTTTTTTAGCTTAAATAAGAAGTCGCCTTTTGTGTGCATATAGTTTGCGTATGCAGAAAAGCTTAGTTTTTCCGAGAACTTTTGTTGCCAAGCTATGTTAGGATTAATAGTAGAAAAAGACCCCGATTTTAAACCGAATGAGATTTTGGTATCTTTTTTCGAAAAATCGGGGTTTTCAGTATGAATAGTAATAACATTAGCCGATGTATAAGCTCTGGCAGGTTGGCAGAATCTCTCGTTAAATCCAACTTGCAAAGACACCTCTTCGGCGTTGGTAAGGTTAATTTTCCCAAGATCTATTTGTCCTGTGGAAGTTTCGGAAATTTGCACCCCATCAACGATAACGCCTGTGTGTTGCGAGCCAAGACTTCTAATCATGACAGTTTTAAGTCCGCCAACACCGCCATAATCTTTCAAAACCACACCCGAAAACATTTTCACGGCATCGGCAACGGTATTACCTGTTATGCTTTTGAGTTCAATTTGGCTCATGCTTTGTAGCGGATGAATAGCTACGTCGGCACGTTTCACGTGTTTGGCTTTTACCTCAACACCCGAAAGATTTATGGTATCCGAAATTGTGTTCTGCGAAAAAGCTATCAATGCCTTTACGCAAAGCATAACAAGTAATACGTTTTTTTTGAACATATAAAATTATCGTTTTATAACTTTAACATGTTTTGCAAAATTATCTTTTTCGGCTACAACTATGTACGTACCTGTTTTAAGGTCTGACATATTTATTTCCGATACTTCTTCGTAGGATTTGAAGCTCTTGATAACTCTACCGTTAAGGTCTATTAATTTAATATTGCTATTTTCAGGAGCAACTACAAAAATGCGGTCGGTAGTTGGGTTAGGGTACGCTTCAACATTGATATGCGACAATAAATTTTTACCGTCCGATTGTGGGTCTTTAACATCGGTAACAACTAAATTATCCATACAGAAGTATGCGGGCGTGTTCATTCCGAAAGCTCCCACATCAGTGGAGGATAATATAAAGTTCAAACTTTTAACGTATCCTAAATCGTATAAATCTAACCATCTCCAATTATCAACTATATAGTCATCTTCGTTATTTTCAAATCTGTAATCGGCAAGATAAAAATTGATGGTATCGGTGTTTTCGTTATCGGCATTTATGCCCCAAACCGAAAGTTTGAACCAGTCGGGGTCATTTCCTGTTTCGCCACCAAATTTTTTGGAATATGAATCGCCATCTCTCATGGAAAGGTAAGCATAAGTAGCATTTGTAACGTACATGCCTGAAACTTTGCCGATTTTGTTATTGTTAAAGGAAACAACAGAAGGAATAGGAGCGTATCCGTTAGCCCAATCGCTGGCAACGTGCGAAATAGCGTAATTTGTTCCTTGTTCCGGAGTTGCATCCATTCCACCGGCGGTAATTGCACTAAATTGATTAAGATGTCCGGCTGTTGAATCGTCTCTCATATTAGAGTACGCAAATCCACTCCAACTGCCGTATGAAGCTTCATATTCGTTTTTGTAATAAAAAAGTTCGGCATCGGTAAATCCGCCGCTATTATCGGAGCCGTTCCAGAATGAGTCGTGTTCAAGGTTTAGGTTGTTGAAATTAGACACCACAAAAGGTTTTGTGCCAATATTTATAGCACCCACAGCATCTAAATCAAAACCGCCGGATGCAAAGTTAGTAGGATAAGGGTCGTTAATGATATTGCCTTGCGAGTCGTAGCTACAATATTGAGGGTCAATGCTTCCGACGACGTCGATTAATCTAATAAAACGAATATTGTTCAGGTCAATACCGGTGCTATCTTTAAGGTCTTCAAGGTCGAATGGAGTTCCATAACCTTGTCTGTATTTACCTGCAAGGTTGTGAATATTGGTAGGGTCAATAGTCCCGAAACCGTCTATTTGCGTGTCGGTTTGTGTAAGCGAGACCGAAGGAAATCTGACAAAGCGTTTTCCGTCGGAGCTTACTTCAACAAAAGCTAATTCAAGGAAACCGTCGCTAAAACCGTTTTCAAAAACTGCAAAGTCGTATCCTTCGCCGTTTACAATTGGCACGTCGAAAGTTAGCAACGCCACGCCGGCATCACCGAAACTAACCACATCCATTGAGTTGCCTTCGGCAATTCCCAACGCTTTTGAAGGATAGCCGAAAGAGGCTTTGTTGGTGCTATCCGGTCCCAATACCGTGGGGTCGGAAATCATAATATAGCCTCTGGTAAGTTCTATGCCTGTAGCCCAAGCCTTAAAACAAGGATCGGTGCAGCTAATGGCTGTGCTGCCTGGTTGTCCGGCTGCAGGAGGGAAAGGACCCTGAGCTTTTAATATGTTTGTTTGAAATACTAATAATAGTACTGATAAGAAAAGTAAAGTTTTTTTCATAGTGCGATATATTTGAGATTAAACAATTTTCCACAAGTTGCTAATAGCAATTAATAATAAATACTTCTTCGGAAAATCTGACTGCAAATATATCTCCTAACACAGCTTTTCACCCGAAGCTATTTAGTATTTCTGATAAGCAGGCAGGTCTTCTGACTCGTTCTCTTTCTGCTTTCCTTCCCATTTTTTATTAAAACAGTGGTTATTTAAGCAGAATTTTGATAGCGGAACTCACAGCTACGGGGATAGTTTCGGATTTTCACCGAATTCCCTTTTAATCTACAGTGTAGAACCATTTTATCGATGCAAATATACAATAATTATATTAATTGCAAATGTTTGATAAAATATTTGTTAACATGTTGTTAAGCAGATTGTTATAGCTAAACAAATCGTTTTTGTTAGTAGAAAATTCTGTTATTTGTTTTTAACTTCCGATGTCTTTTTTTCGGGGAAAAGTAACGAAAGTGCTATGCTAATTCCAATAATGCCCAGAATGACATACAGCGAGTGTATGGTTTCAAATCCTATTTCGCTCAACCAGTTGTGGAAAAGCATTTTTAGTCCTATAAAGACTAATAGGAACGATAGTCCGTGCTTTAGGAACCTGAACATTGTAATTACGTTCGACAATACAAAGAACAAGGAGCGTAATCCTAAAATTGCAAATATGTTGGAAAAGAAAACTATATACGGGTCTTGTGTTATGGAAAAAATAGCCGGAACAGAGTCGATAGCAAAAATAACATCGCTAAACTCAATAACCAAAAGCACTAAGAATAAAGGTGTAAAGTATATTCGGTGGTTATCGTGTTTGTTTCGGAACCAAAAGTGCTGGCTAAAATAAACAGGATAAATTCTGAAGTATTTTGAAGCAAATTTAACGACAGGATGTTTTTTGGTATCAATTTTTTGTTCTTTGTTTCTGTCCAAAAACATCTTAATACCGGTAAATACTAAGAAAGCTCCAAATATAAGCAGTATCCATTCAAAACGTTGTATAAGAGCCGAGCTAAGGAAAATAAATATAAATCGAAGTATAACGGCTCCTATAATTCCCCACATTAAAACTAATTTGTAGTATTTTTTGGGAGTTCCGAACGAAATGAAAATCATTATCATAACAAATACGTTATCGACAGATAACATATATTCGACAAGGTAACCTGTAATATATTCCAAACCAAGGTTTTTCCTATATATTTTTATTGCAGTATCGAAGTCGGCATCGACCGGTATAACAATATTGTGTCGGTATTGTTTAACTTTTTCTTGTATGTCGGCAACGGTTTCCAATCCGTGAATTTTATCTCCGAAAAACAAAAGTAGAACGTAAAAACCCATCGCTAAACTAACCCACACTATTGTCCAGGTAAGAGCTTCTTTAAATTTTATTTCGTGGCTGTGGCGGTCGAATATACCTAAATCAATAGCCAACATAGCAGCAATAAAAACTATGAATAAGCTAAAGAAAATTGCTTCTGATGAAATCATGTTTTGCTTAATTTTCTGCAAAAGTAATTTATTTCTAAAAAAACTGCATTTATTTGGTAAAATATCATTGTTTTTTGCTTTGGCTTTTTGTGATGAGTGATGAGTGGTGAGTGGTGAGTGGTGGGTTGCAATATTTTCGCTCACTGAGCTAGTGCCCACCGAGCGTAGCCGAGGTGTCGAAGTGCCGAAAATGAAGGGTTGAGTAGTGTATTTTTATCAATTGCCGTGCCTTTAAAGACACGGCAATTGAAGCTAATGGAATTCGGAACTCAAAACTCCACTGCAACCCGCACCAACCAAAAAAACAGCAATCAAGACAAATTGACAGCCAATTTTCGCTACACATTGACATTTTGTCGCAATTTTCAATGTTTTTCGCTTTGGAATATCTTTTGAGTATATGGTAGTTGATAACAAAATTTAAAAACAATTTAAAACAATATTACTATGAATACAATTAGATTTGGATTACGTCCGTTTTTTAACGAAGCTTTAAACGATTTTTTTGAAACCAGAACCATCGACACAGCAAATGTTTATAAACCTGCTGCCAATATCAGCGAAGATGATAAGAAATATGTGATTGAATTGGCTATACCAGGTTTTACTAAAGAAGAAATTCAGATTAGCTACGAAAAAGGAAATTTGGTAGTGCAAGCATGTAAAGAGGAAAAAGTTTCTGATGCAGATGACAAGAAGAAAGACAAACAAAAGGAAAATGCCGAAAGAGTTTATTCTTGCAACGAGTTTGCATACAAAATGAAATACGAGAGAGCTTTTATGTTACCCGAAATTGTTAACGAAGAAAAAATTTCCGCAAAATACAACAACGGAATTTTAGAGTTAACCTTACCGAAACACGAAGTAAAAGCTTTAGAAGCTAAGCAAATAGCGATTGAATAGAGTGGTTGGTTTGAGGGAAGTTTTGAGTTCTGAGTTTCGAGTATAGAGTTCCAGACTCCAAACTCCTGACTCGGAACTCATAACTAACTCCACCAATCACCGACCACCATTCACTATTCACCATTCACCAATTGTTCATTGCTAATTGTTAACTGCTCTCAATGCTGGGAAACGATTTTGCAACAATTCAAAAATACCGAACATTGCTGAGGTATAGACTAAATCACCTAAAATTGTGTTTTTAAAGAATGGAATACCGGCAATGTAGCAAGTTTGAAGTCCTACAAAATTATGTGGGTACATACCCGACGATAACCAAACGCCAAAATTGGAGACTACAAAAAATATAATCGATGCCGAAAGTGCTGAAATTAAAACGTTGCTTACCTTAATTTTCTTTAAGGTAAAAGTGCCTACAAGCACAATAAGGATAAATGCTGCGTAAGTAAAAAACGAGCCACTGTAGAACCAAACAAAGTGGTCGAAGTAGCTTGCATATATTATGTTATTTATTAGCAAATCGCTTATCCACATTGAAACAACGGGAATAATATATGCTAAATATCTTTTTGAAAAGTACGCAGCACCCATTAACGCCATTCCACCAATTGGAGCGAAGTTGGCTGGATGAGGTATTAAACGACTGATAGCAGCTGCTAAAATTATTAGCGTTACAACGCCAAACCGAAGATTTATTTTTTGTGTTGACATATGTGTAGTTTTTTTAATTATTAATTATTGCCAGTTTGCAAATGTAATCTTTTTTGGAAATAAAAAGTTGTTAGTGGTTGGTGATTAGTAATTGGTGGTCAGTGGTAGGTGGTTAGTGATTGAGGGAAGTTTCGAGTTCTGAGTTTCGAGTGTTGAGTTCTGAATTTCAGACTCCTGACTCGGAACTCATAACTCAGAACTATCCCCGCAACCCGTACCCCGCAACACGTCTATTCCCCAACCCTAAGCGTCCATGCGTAAAATGAAGGTATTTCCGATATATTTATAGAGCTTAAATCAACGGTTGTAACGCCATTTTTACTAGTCCATGGTAATTCTTTATCGCAACCGAGCATCTTTATTTTAGTTCCGGGTTTTAAATTACCTACACTAATGTTGATAAGGTTGTTATTCGGGTATCGTAGAAGTATTGCGTATTTGGCATTATCAGTTTGAGTGTAGCAAACCGTCGTCATTTCGGAAGTGTATTTTGCTTTAAATCCGTTAGCAGATTTAATATTATTTTCTGTAAAAACAGCCGAATTAGGTATAATGCACTTTGGCGTAGATTTCGACTCCCAATACACGTGAGCTTCGGCTTCGTGAGTGTTTTCGGTAAACATAGCCGTAAGTTTAACCAATTTGTCTTTTTGTAATAACACGCTACTTTTTTGCAGTTCGTTTTTGTACGACTCGGTGTCTTTTTCAAGTTTGCCTAATTTTTCGGAGTCGTAAATGCAAACATCATCAATATAAAGTTTTATAAAGTCGTCGGCTATGGCTGAAAAGTTATAGGTTTCGCTGTGTTCGGGTTTAATATAACCAACCCATTCGGCATTAAATCTGTCTTCTTCTATAGGTTTTCCGGGCGAACTTCTTTTCCAGTAGAAATCAATTTCGGGGTCAATTCTGTTTAGCTCAACGTTTTCGACTTCGATATTTTTTATATCCGAAGGATACGATGCATATATCGCTTCGCCGTTGATGTTAAGCCACTCGCCAAGTTGCAGAAGTCTTTCCTGCTGAAGTAACGGAATTTGTCCGTCGGCAGCGGGACCAACATTTATAGTAATGCCACCACCCAGAGCCACTGCTTTTGCTAAAAAGTGAATAAGGTCGGTTGTGGTCATGTAGTCTTCAAGGGGTTCGTTGCGGTTAAGTCCGAAACTCCTTCCCAAGCCTCTGACTTCCGTCCACGGCACTTCGCTATTGAGCAATCCGGCGCTGTATTCCGGAGTTTTGTAGCCAATATTTTTTGGAGCATTATTTCCCCAACGGTCGTTAACAACGGCATCTTCGCCGACAAGGTTGTAATACCAAGTAATAAGCTCATCCGATTTCCAATCGCTGAAGTTATGATCCCAATCGCCATCGCTAAAAATAAGTGAAGGCTTGTAGGTAGAAACAAGCTCTTTAAACTGTGGTATCATGTACGTTTCGACGTAGTTGTGCACTTTTTCGGGTGGGTCGCTTACCCAACGATAAATTTGGTTATTCCACTCAGGCAAAGAGTAGTACAAGCCCATTTTAAGTCCGTTGCCTCTGACGGCTGTAGTAACTTCGCCTACAATATCTCGCTTTAATCCTACTTCAACAGAGTTCCAATTGGGAGCATATTTACTTTGCCACATACAAAATCCGTCGTGGTGTTTTGAAACCAAAATCACGTACTTGGCTCCGGCTTTTTTAAAGAGAGTAGCCCATTCGTTGGCATCAAAAAGTTCGCCTTTAAGGTACGGAGCGTAGTTTTTATAATCCCAATTTTCGCCGTAATATTTATCTTCAAAGTTTTTGTTAAACTTGCTACCCCTTATACTTCCTAGCAAATACCATTCGGCGTATTTATCTCTCCCTGCATACGACGGGACGGAATAAACTCCCCAATGAATAAAAATTCCGACTTTGGCATCGGTGAACCATTTAGGGTAGCCGTGTTCTCTTATGTTTTTTATATTTTCGTCGAAAGACGGCTTAGTTTCCTGACAGTAGGCTGTTGAGTTCAGAATAAAAATTCCAAAAAATAATAAAGCAGCGATTTTAAAAGTTTTCATGTGTCTGTATTTTTGTTGAATTAACTATGGCTTTTACATTGCATAGCTAAATTATTGTACAAAGGTAACAACTTTTTATATTGTAAATAAATGTATCTTTGAACAAAAAATAACGATGATGAAAAATAGCGGAAAAATACTTGTAACCGGAGGCAGCGGATTGTTAGGTTCTAACGTTGTTCGCAAACTTATTGTCAATGGCTTTGATGTGGTTGTGCTGATGCGTTCGGGTAACATTGAAAAAGAAAAATCATTTTTCTTCGGATGTTTCAAAGATGTTACCGATGAGCATTTGGCACGTATTGAATATGCCGAAGGCGATGTTAGCGATTATTTTTCGGTATATAATGCTTTGCAAGGTGTTGAGACTGTTATTCACTGTGCCGGAAAAATTTCTTTTGCCAAATCCGACTTCGACGAAATGTACAGAACAAATGTTTTGGGAGTAACCAATGTTGTTAATGCTTGTTTGGAAAAAGGAGTGAAAAAGCTGATACATGTCAGCAGTATAGCGGTTTACAGTACTGATGAAACCAACAAAGAATGTTTAATTACCGAAGAAACGGAGTTTAAAACTGCGAGCAAGAAACACACTTATGCGGTAACTAAGATGCTTGGCGAGCGTGAAGTATGGAGAGGTATTGCCGAAGGCTTAAATTCGGTAATATTCAATCCGGGAGTAATTACCGGAGCAGGTTGCGGTCCTAAAGCTGTAAATAGTATGTTCCCAAATGTAGAAAAATTATTAGGTTTTTATTCAAAAGGTTCTACCGGTTATGTTGATGTTGAAGATGTTGCCGATGCCATTTATTGGGCTTTGAGTGAAGATGTGAACAACGATAATTTTATTTTGGTCGCCGAAAATATCACAGTAAAAGAACTTCTTACAAGCTTTGCCGATATTTTAAAAATTAAAAAACGAAAAGTTTACGTAAGCAAATTTGTTTTGTACTTATCGAGCTATATTGAGAGCTTTGTGAGTAAATTGCTGAATAAAAAACCGTTAATGCCTAAAAACTTTGTAAAATCCCTTACCGAAGGAACCGCTTTTTCGTCGGAAAAATATTTAAAAGCCAGCGGTAAAAGTTTTAAGAGCATAAGTCAGAGTATTGATGAGACTTTTGTTGCGATTAGCCGTTAGCTATTGGCTTTTAGCCATTGGCTAATGAAGCTGATTGCCAACAGCCAACAGCTAAGAGCCAAACGCCATTCATCAATCACAAATCGAAAAATTTTCCCCAATCGTATTTTTTATATTACTTTTGTAAAAAAAGTCATGAAATATATAAGGCAGTTAATTATACCTATATTTATTTTCTTGTTTGCTTTGGTTATGTACTTTATATACATGAAGCAAGACGAGGACAATATGATGTTGATAATACTTGGCGT
It contains:
- a CDS encoding TonB-dependent receptor plug domain-containing protein, with protein sequence MFKKNVLLVMLCVKALIAFSQNTISDTINLSGVEVKAKHVKRADVAIHPLQSMSQIELKSITGNTVADAVKMFSGVVLKDYGGVGGLKTVMIRSLGSQHTGVIVDGVQISETSTGQIDLGKINLTNAEEVSLQVGFNERFCQPARAYTSANVITIHTENPDFSKKDTKISFGLKSGSFSTINPNIAWQQKFSEKLSFSAYANYMHTKGDFLFKLKNVQKDTLLKRQNTDVNSISVNTKTIYKINDNNELSSYISYFYSDRGLPGAVILYNVFSKQRMVNQDITASVTHKTTGNNRFNSKTILKWADNYLRYTDGNYLNEEGFLENYYKQNEYYVSQAISYRIFNSLNLSAAGDFFINTLKANQYQHATPTRYTGLLFGMIDFNKNRFNANAQLVGTFVRETTKIGEPAPDRNKLTPAVSLGYSLSNKPNVKARAMYKKNFRMPTFNDLYYHLIGNTELRPEIADQFNLGVTAYIDAPAYISVKTDFFYNKVTDKIVAVPTQNLFEWSMQNIGIVDIRGLELQLKAEDVKFGSFSISEHLNYTYQKSIDITPESPTYKHQIPYVPFQIFSANTIIGYKNMYLSFSSIFNGHRYILNQNIYANMLPSWWQHDLSFLYKHDFNSFSANFKFEISNITNKQYEIVKCYPMPGRAFYLTIGIDI
- a CDS encoding SDR family NAD(P)-dependent oxidoreductase, with translation MMKNSGKILVTGGSGLLGSNVVRKLIVNGFDVVVLMRSGNIEKEKSFFFGCFKDVTDEHLARIEYAEGDVSDYFSVYNALQGVETVIHCAGKISFAKSDFDEMYRTNVLGVTNVVNACLEKGVKKLIHVSSIAVYSTDETNKECLITEETEFKTASKKHTYAVTKMLGEREVWRGIAEGLNSVIFNPGVITGAGCGPKAVNSMFPNVEKLLGFYSKGSTGYVDVEDVADAIYWALSEDVNNDNFILVAENITVKELLTSFADILKIKKRKVYVSKFVLYLSSYIESFVSKLLNKKPLMPKNFVKSLTEGTAFSSEKYLKASGKSFKSISQSIDETFVAISR
- a CDS encoding DUF4465 domain-containing protein, with amino-acid sequence MKKTLLFLSVLLLVFQTNILKAQGPFPPAAGQPGSTAISCTDPCFKAWATGIELTRGYIMISDPTVLGPDSTNKASFGYPSKALGIAEGNSMDVVSFGDAGVALLTFDVPIVNGEGYDFAVFENGFSDGFLELAFVEVSSDGKRFVRFPSVSLTQTDTQIDGFGTIDPTNIHNLAGKYRQGYGTPFDLEDLKDSTGIDLNNIRFIRLIDVVGSIDPQYCSYDSQGNIINDPYPTNFASGGFDLDAVGAINIGTKPFVVSNFNNLNLEHDSFWNGSDNSGGFTDAELFYYKNEYEASYGSWSGFAYSNMRDDSTAGHLNQFSAITAGGMDATPEQGTNYAISHVASDWANGYAPIPSVVSFNNNKIGKVSGMYVTNATYAYLSMRDGDSYSKKFGGETGNDPDWFKLSVWGINADNENTDTINFYLADYRFENNEDDYIVDNWRWLDLYDLGYVKSLNFILSSTDVGAFGMNTPAYFCMDNLVVTDVKDPQSDGKNLLSHINVEAYPNPTTDRIFVVAPENSNIKLIDLNGRVIKSFKSYEEVSEINMSDLKTGTYIVVAEKDNFAKHVKVIKR
- a CDS encoding Hsp20/alpha crystallin family protein, coding for MNTIRFGLRPFFNEALNDFFETRTIDTANVYKPAANISEDDKKYVIELAIPGFTKEEIQISYEKGNLVVQACKEEKVSDADDKKKDKQKENAERVYSCNEFAYKMKYERAFMLPEIVNEEKISAKYNNGILELTLPKHEVKALEAKQIAIE
- a CDS encoding alpha-L-fucosidase yields the protein MKTFKIAALLFFGIFILNSTAYCQETKPSFDENIKNIREHGYPKWFTDAKVGIFIHWGVYSVPSYAGRDKYAEWYLLGSIRGSKFNKNFEDKYYGENWDYKNYAPYLKGELFDANEWATLFKKAGAKYVILVSKHHDGFCMWQSKYAPNWNSVEVGLKRDIVGEVTTAVRGNGLKMGLYYSLPEWNNQIYRWVSDPPEKVHNYVETYMIPQFKELVSTYKPSLIFSDGDWDHNFSDWKSDELITWYYNLVGEDAVVNDRWGNNAPKNIGYKTPEYSAGLLNSEVPWTEVRGLGRSFGLNRNEPLEDYMTTTDLIHFLAKAVALGGGITINVGPAADGQIPLLQQERLLQLGEWLNINGEAIYASYPSDIKNIEVENVELNRIDPEIDFYWKRSSPGKPIEEDRFNAEWVGYIKPEHSETYNFSAIADDFIKLYIDDVCIYDSEKLGKLEKDTESYKNELQKSSVLLQKDKLVKLTAMFTENTHEAEAHVYWESKSTPKCIIPNSAVFTENNIKSANGFKAKYTSEMTTVCYTQTDNAKYAILLRYPNNNLINISVGNLKPGTKIKMLGCDKELPWTSKNGVTTVDLSSINISEIPSFYAWTLRVGE
- a CDS encoding TerC/Alx family metal homeostasis membrane protein encodes the protein MISSEAIFFSLFIVFIAAMLAIDLGIFDRHSHEIKFKEALTWTIVWVSLAMGFYVLLLFFGDKIHGLETVADIQEKVKQYRHNIVIPVDADFDTAIKIYRKNLGLEYITGYLVEYMLSVDNVFVMIMIFISFGTPKKYYKLVLMWGIIGAVILRFIFIFLSSALIQRFEWILLIFGAFLVFTGIKMFLDRNKEQKIDTKKHPVVKFASKYFRIYPVYFSQHFWFRNKHDNHRIYFTPLFLVLLVIEFSDVIFAIDSVPAIFSITQDPYIVFFSNIFAILGLRSLFFVLSNVITMFRFLKHGLSFLLVFIGLKMLFHNWLSEIGFETIHSLYVILGIIGISIALSLLFPEKKTSEVKNK